The Paralichthys olivaceus isolate ysfri-2021 chromosome 9, ASM2471397v2, whole genome shotgun sequence genome contains a region encoding:
- the LOC138411491 gene encoding protein Spindly-like, which translates to MAQFLKPSTEETAAFICEENKSHLHRQQFPKPSSFAKMDTVACGTMQVQKEIDDLIKAIAKVQAKLATNYQMIKSSEARYTTLKANMHYKTVKADQCWSRVEALEKIALKEEVEVLKRERSSLQDELKRKDELIIDVVESRQARIRDQVELMVKLASKEYELKSTEARCAALEANLAEAQKTWCRNLEALEKDNMALKEKVHLLKSAQSQLELVITEIEKRQAQSKQSNQSDSMPEVNLNKELQSTKYEREDTPEKSKGNQELAQIEEECSSEVEHPQAGEDCSGEVEPPKARAQCSGEVEPPQAGEDCSGEVEPPHAKGECSSEVEPLQDGEECSFRPEKSAASPAGSGRT; encoded by the exons ATGGCACAGTTTCTAAAACCTTCAACTGAGGagacagcagctttcatttGTGAAGAAAACAAGTCTCATTTACATAGACAACAGTTTCCCAAACCTTCTTCCTTTGCCAAAATGGACACTGTG gctTGTGGAACAATGCAGGTCCAGAAGGAAATTGATGACCTTATTAAAGCCATAGCTAAGGTTCAGGCCAAGCTGGCTACAAACTACCAGATGATCAAGAGCAGTGAGGCCAGATATACAACTCTGAAGGCAAACATGCACTACAAGACAGTTAAGGCTGATCAATGCTGGAGCAGGGTGGAGGCTCTGGAAAAAAttgctctgaaggaggaggtggaagttttaaaaagagagaggagctcGCTTCAAGACGAGCTCAAACGCAAGGATGAGCTCATAATAGATGTGGTTGAGTCAAGGCAAGCTCGCATAAGAGACCAGGTTGAACTCATGGTCAAGCTAGCATCAAAAGAATATGAGCTCAAGAGCACTGAGGCCaggtgtgcagctctggaggcaaacCTGGCTGAGGCTCAGAAAACCTGGTGCAGAAACCTGGAGGCTCTGGAAAAGGACAAtatggctctgaaggagaaggttcACCTTTTGAAGAGTGCGCAGAGCCAGCTTGAGCTTGTGATAACTGAGATTGAGAAAAGGCAAGCTCAAAGCAAACAGAGTAACCAAAGTGATTCCATGCCTGAGGTGAATTTAAACAAGGAGCTCCAGAGCACCAAGTATGAGCGTGAGGACACACCTGAAAAATCAAAGGGAAATCAGGAGCTGGCTCAGATTGAGgaagagtgcagcagtgaggtggagcatcctcaggctggagaagactgcagcggtgaggtggagccgcctaaGGCCAGAGCAcagtgcagcggtgaggtggagccgcctcaggctgGAGAAGACTGCAGCGGTGAGGTTGAGCCGCCTCATGCCAAAGgagagtgcagcagtgaggttgAGCCACTTCAGGACGGTGAAGAGTGCAGCTTCAGGCCAGAGAAGAGTGCAGCTTCTCCGGCCGGCTCAGGCCGAACATGa